From the genome of Parafrankia discariae, one region includes:
- a CDS encoding helix-turn-helix domain-containing protein, with amino-acid sequence MGIVLARLRGERRLTGERLGALVHMSQAKISKIERGVVRPSPVDVERIAVALDAPRALVASLVDQASADQGIGGATRGPARRGTFGQHDFFAEEARAHRIRIMEPILIPGLLQVGEYTRRVISEYFSLTHGDAESKSAETAATVSLRARRQELLYDLSRKFEFVIFETVFRNRFAAPGAMLDQVDRVEAVAQLSNVTVKVVPDTADLGYPPMQGFTILDDNVVLAESMDATILRDRKSVDFYTRFFDQYAGRGVDDLETILTRYKTLYADLARPKGDG; translated from the coding sequence GTGGGTATCGTCCTGGCTCGGCTTCGCGGTGAGCGGAGGCTGACCGGGGAGCGGCTGGGAGCGCTGGTTCACATGAGCCAGGCGAAGATCTCGAAAATCGAGCGTGGCGTCGTGCGGCCGTCCCCCGTGGACGTGGAGCGCATCGCCGTCGCCCTGGACGCGCCGCGGGCCCTTGTCGCCAGCCTCGTCGACCAGGCGAGCGCGGACCAGGGCATTGGCGGGGCGACCCGTGGTCCCGCCCGCAGAGGCACCTTCGGCCAGCATGATTTCTTCGCCGAGGAGGCGCGTGCGCATCGTATCCGGATCATGGAACCGATCCTCATACCCGGCCTGCTCCAGGTCGGTGAATACACGCGACGGGTGATCAGCGAGTACTTCAGTCTCACGCATGGGGACGCCGAGAGCAAGTCGGCCGAGACCGCGGCGACGGTTTCCCTGCGTGCACGCCGTCAGGAGCTCTTATACGACCTGAGTCGAAAATTTGAGTTCGTGATATTCGAGACGGTGTTCAGGAACAGGTTCGCAGCCCCGGGTGCCATGCTGGACCAGGTCGACAGAGTCGAAGCTGTCGCCCAGCTCTCCAATGTAACCGTGAAAGTGGTTCCGGACACGGCTGATCTCGGCTACCCGCCTATGCAGGGTTTCACCATTCTGGACGACAACGTCGTTTTGGCGGAATCGATGGACGCCACGATCCTGCGCGACCGGAAAAGCGTCGACTTCTACACGCGTTTCTTCGACCAGTACGCCGGCCGCGGCGTGGACGATCTGGAGACGATCCTCACCAGGTACAAGACCCTGTACGCCGACCTGGCCCGCCCGAAGGGCGACGGCTGA
- the glsA gene encoding glutaminase A, giving the protein MRVGGNARTVEESRLRAPDAGPMERMLADIHETFRTDRSGKVASFIPELATADPALFGLAVTTMDGLRYRAGDSDVAFTIQSVSKPFVYALALRDRGTDGVLARVGVEPTGDAFNAITLEPETGRPLNPMVNAGALLTSSLVGGGDVAERFDRVLTGLSAFAGRQLTVNERVFASERDTGDRNRAIGYLMRGAGALRGPVDEICEVYFRQCAVEVTAADLAVMAGTLARGGVNPLTGERVLDEEHVSHVLTVMATCGMYDRAGTWLFRVGLPAKSGVAGGVCAVLPGQLGIGVFSPPLDEVGNSVRGVRACERLASRFALHLLAPQGEPPHPVRGTHRGDALSSKRMRGARERAVLAARGSAIVIHELQGDLVFASAERVVRTVRQHLDDVRWVVLDLRRVAAVREPALELLRVLLNELASRDVSILFADPRGLPGVDRLMRGDWSTQRVPDLETALEWAEEALLIREDLATLPPTAYVPLGEQELLAELGEEGTDVIGAVCERRTYERGATVFDEGDPADELYFVTRGLVNAQAPNADGTRWFRLSSVPAGSAFGELALVDGGRRSTRIVVAETTTCEVLSVAAFDTVLRENPDVYNALVRAIARSLSAQLRRATREIQSLEE; this is encoded by the coding sequence ATGCGCGTGGGCGGGAACGCACGGACAGTCGAGGAATCCCGGCTACGAGCACCGGACGCCGGTCCGATGGAGCGGATGCTCGCCGACATCCACGAGACCTTCCGCACCGACCGGTCCGGGAAGGTCGCCAGCTTCATCCCCGAGCTCGCGACCGCGGACCCGGCCCTGTTCGGCCTCGCCGTCACGACGATGGACGGGTTGCGCTACCGGGCGGGCGACAGCGACGTCGCGTTCACGATCCAGTCGGTGTCGAAGCCGTTCGTCTACGCGCTGGCCCTGCGCGACCGCGGTACCGACGGCGTGCTGGCCAGGGTCGGGGTCGAGCCGACCGGTGACGCCTTCAACGCGATCACGCTCGAGCCGGAGACCGGCCGTCCACTGAACCCGATGGTGAACGCCGGGGCGCTGCTCACCTCCAGCCTGGTGGGCGGCGGCGACGTGGCCGAGCGTTTCGACCGGGTTCTGACGGGTCTGTCGGCGTTCGCGGGCCGGCAGCTCACGGTGAACGAGCGGGTGTTCGCCTCCGAACGGGACACCGGTGATCGAAACCGGGCGATCGGCTATCTGATGCGTGGCGCGGGTGCGTTGCGGGGGCCGGTCGACGAGATCTGTGAGGTCTACTTCCGGCAGTGCGCCGTGGAGGTCACCGCGGCGGACCTCGCGGTGATGGCCGGCACCCTCGCCCGCGGCGGGGTGAACCCGCTGACCGGCGAGCGGGTCCTGGACGAGGAGCACGTCAGCCATGTGCTGACCGTCATGGCGACCTGCGGCATGTACGACCGGGCCGGGACCTGGCTGTTCCGGGTGGGTCTGCCCGCGAAGAGCGGGGTCGCCGGGGGAGTGTGCGCGGTGCTGCCCGGGCAGCTCGGGATCGGCGTGTTCAGCCCGCCGCTGGACGAGGTCGGTAACAGTGTCCGCGGCGTGCGCGCCTGCGAACGGCTGGCCTCCCGGTTCGCGCTGCACCTGCTCGCCCCGCAGGGAGAGCCCCCGCACCCGGTGCGGGGGACCCACCGCGGCGACGCGCTGAGCTCGAAGCGGATGCGCGGCGCGCGGGAACGGGCCGTCCTCGCCGCGCGGGGATCCGCGATCGTCATCCACGAGCTGCAGGGTGATCTGGTGTTCGCCAGCGCGGAGCGGGTGGTGCGCACCGTGCGCCAGCACCTGGACGACGTCCGCTGGGTGGTGCTGGACCTGCGCCGGGTGGCGGCCGTCCGGGAGCCGGCCCTCGAGCTCCTGCGGGTGCTGCTCAACGAGCTGGCCAGCCGGGATGTCAGCATCCTGTTCGCTGATCCGCGCGGGCTTCCCGGCGTCGACCGCCTGATGCGCGGGGACTGGAGCACGCAGCGCGTTCCCGATCTGGAGACGGCGCTGGAATGGGCGGAGGAGGCGCTGCTGATCCGCGAGGACCTCGCCACCCTCCCGCCGACCGCGTACGTGCCGCTCGGCGAGCAGGAACTCCTCGCCGAGCTCGGCGAGGAGGGCACCGACGTCATCGGTGCGGTGTGCGAACGGCGCACCTACGAACGCGGCGCGACGGTCTTCGACGAGGGAGATCCGGCGGACGAGCTCTACTTCGTCACCCGGGGCCTGGTGAACGCGCAGGCGCCGAACGCCGACGGCACCCGCTGGTTCCGGCTCAGCTCGGTTCCCGCCGGCAGTGCCTTCGGCGAGCTGGCGCTCGTGGACGGCGGCCGCCGTTCCACCCGAATCGTCGTCGCGGAGACCACGACCTGCGAGGTGCTCTCGGTCGCCGCGTTCGACACCGTGCTGCGCGAGAATCCGGACGTCTACAACGCGCTGGTGCGCGCGATCGCGCGCAGCCTCTCGGCGCAGCTGCGCCGAGCGACCCGGGAGATTCAGTCGCTGGAGGAGTGA
- a CDS encoding zinc-dependent metalloprotease — protein MDAELVDWELAVTTAKKLVRPGPQRSRAEADEIVSELRRLAVVAEGHVQDYTQLVPAGPPTPIAVVDRPEWVRSNVAGLRVATTPLIEKLSDQSRGRLAAAVGRRVTGVQVGSALAYLAGKVLGQFEVFLPPEEYEAGGAASAPSLAKPGAPTPVGRLSLVAPNIAHAEETLRVVPRDFRLWVCLHEQTHRSQFTAVPWLREHLESEIAAFIGATDLDPDVLADRVRSAVTALRSAVRDHGPDTPSVVEALQTPAQRAVLDRLQALMTLLEGHADQVMDAVGPQVVPTVADIRGKFDNRRSGGSPIDRFLRRLLGLDLKMQQYRQGGAFVRAVVAEVGVAGFNHVWQSPQTLPTRPELTDPGAWMLRVLGTRPSMSA, from the coding sequence GTGGACGCTGAGCTGGTGGACTGGGAACTCGCCGTAACGACGGCGAAGAAGCTCGTCCGACCAGGGCCGCAGCGAAGCCGGGCGGAAGCGGACGAGATCGTCTCGGAGCTCCGGCGCCTCGCGGTCGTCGCCGAGGGCCACGTGCAGGACTACACCCAGCTCGTCCCGGCCGGGCCGCCGACCCCGATCGCGGTCGTCGACCGACCGGAGTGGGTCCGGTCCAACGTCGCCGGGCTGCGCGTGGCGACCACGCCCCTGATCGAGAAGCTCTCCGACCAGAGCCGTGGCCGGCTCGCCGCCGCGGTGGGCCGGCGGGTCACCGGGGTCCAGGTCGGCTCGGCGCTCGCCTACCTCGCGGGCAAGGTTCTCGGCCAGTTCGAGGTCTTCCTCCCGCCGGAGGAGTACGAGGCGGGTGGCGCCGCGAGCGCCCCGTCGCTGGCCAAGCCCGGTGCTCCGACCCCGGTGGGGCGGCTCAGCCTCGTCGCGCCGAACATCGCCCACGCCGAGGAGACCCTGCGGGTGGTCCCGCGCGACTTCCGGCTCTGGGTCTGCCTGCACGAGCAGACGCACCGCAGCCAGTTCACCGCCGTCCCGTGGCTGCGCGAGCACCTCGAGTCCGAGATCGCGGCGTTCATCGGCGCGACCGACCTCGACCCCGACGTCCTCGCCGACCGGGTCCGCTCCGCCGTCACGGCACTGCGCAGCGCCGTACGCGACCACGGGCCGGACACACCGAGCGTCGTCGAGGCGTTGCAGACGCCGGCGCAGCGCGCCGTCCTCGACCGCCTGCAGGCGTTGATGACCCTGCTCGAGGGGCACGCCGACCAGGTCATGGACGCGGTCGGCCCGCAGGTCGTGCCGACGGTGGCCGACATCCGCGGCAAGTTCGACAACCGGCGCTCCGGCGGCTCGCCAATCGACCGCTTCCTGCGCCGCCTGCTCGGCCTGGATCTCAAGATGCAGCAGTACCGCCAGGGCGGGGCGTTCGTCCGCGCCGTGGTCGCCGAGGTCGGCGTCGCGGGTTTCAACCACGTCTGGCAGTCGCCGCAGACCCTGCCCACCCGCCCCGAGCTGACCGACCCGGGCGCGTGGATGCTCCGGGTCCTCGGCACCCGCCCGTCGATGTCCGCGTGA
- the folE gene encoding GTP cyclohydrolase I FolE: MTSDSDQAQTVVRQAGELNAGSSGLDQGTSPGSATGSNVSDNTTGPERNGAGNGGEARRRPNRPELVRPFDHDRVARAVRELLIGIGEDPDREGLRKTPDRVARAYQEAVEGLGRDPAEVLTTVFDEGHDEMVLVRDIDFSSLCEHHLVVFAGKAHVAYIPNEKGQITGLSKLARLVDLYARRPQVQERLTSQVADALVDVLDPRGVMVVVEAEHLCMSMRGVRKPGATTVTSAVRGQFLSPATRSEGMSLIIRGR, translated from the coding sequence TTGACCTCCGACTCCGACCAGGCGCAGACCGTCGTGCGACAGGCCGGTGAGCTGAACGCGGGCTCCTCCGGGCTGGACCAGGGCACTTCGCCGGGATCGGCCACCGGGAGCAACGTCTCGGACAACACGACCGGCCCGGAGCGCAACGGCGCTGGCAACGGCGGCGAGGCGCGGCGGCGGCCGAACCGGCCGGAGCTGGTCCGGCCCTTCGACCACGACCGGGTCGCCCGGGCCGTCCGTGAGCTGCTGATCGGCATCGGCGAGGACCCGGACCGTGAGGGCCTGCGCAAGACCCCGGACCGGGTCGCGCGCGCCTACCAGGAGGCGGTCGAGGGCCTCGGCCGGGACCCGGCGGAGGTCCTGACCACGGTCTTCGACGAGGGCCACGACGAGATGGTGCTGGTTCGCGACATCGACTTCTCGTCGCTGTGCGAGCACCACCTCGTGGTCTTCGCCGGCAAGGCGCACGTGGCCTACATCCCGAACGAGAAGGGGCAGATCACCGGCCTGTCCAAGCTGGCCCGGCTGGTCGACCTGTACGCCCGCCGCCCGCAGGTCCAGGAGCGCCTCACCTCGCAGGTCGCCGACGCGCTCGTCGACGTCCTCGACCCGCGTGGAGTCATGGTCGTCGTCGAGGCGGAGCACCTCTGCATGTCGATGCGCGGGGTCCGCAAGCCGGGGGCGACCACGGTGACCTCGGCGGTGCGCGGCCAGTTCCTGAGCCCGGCCACCCGCAGCGAGGGTATGTCGCTGATCATCCGGGGTCGCTGA
- a CDS encoding phosphoribosyl-ATP diphosphatase, producing the protein MVFSDASEVSRSPVTGGAGGSDGGGVPGGESAAAGDQAGGTPGGTSPLPSVVGSSPGASTGRARKTFDELFVELAGKWRERTPGSGTVAALDLGVHHLGKKLVEEAAETWMAAEHESRERAAEELSQLLYWSQLMMISLGLSLDDVYSHL; encoded by the coding sequence ATGGTCTTCTCCGACGCGTCCGAGGTGTCTCGTTCGCCCGTTACCGGCGGCGCGGGGGGCAGCGACGGCGGGGGCGTCCCGGGCGGGGAGTCCGCCGCCGCCGGGGACCAGGCCGGTGGTACGCCGGGCGGAACGTCGCCGTTGCCGTCCGTCGTCGGATCATCTCCCGGCGCGAGTACCGGCCGTGCGAGAAAAACATTTGACGAACTCTTTGTCGAGCTCGCCGGGAAATGGCGTGAGCGGACACCGGGTTCGGGTACCGTCGCCGCCCTCGACCTGGGCGTGCACCATCTCGGCAAGAAGCTCGTCGAGGAGGCCGCCGAGACGTGGATGGCCGCCGAGCACGAGAGTCGGGAGCGGGCCGCGGAGGAACTCTCCCAGCTCCTCTACTGGAGCCAGCTGATGATGATTTCCCTGGGCCTTTCCCTGGACGACGTATACTCGCACCTGTGA
- the hisG gene encoding ATP phosphoribosyltransferase has translation MLRIAVPNKGGLAAASSQLLCDAGYLARRESAELVVADVENDIEFFFLRPRDIAVYVGTGRLDLGITGRDLLVDSNTSAQELVPLGFGQSAFHYAAPAGTISDIKELDGLRVATSFPALVRTDLAGRGVSVQIVKLDGAVETAVRLGVADAVADVVETGRTLRAAGLELVGESVLRSEAIMIAKRGADLSAAHERLLRRVQGVLVARRYVMMDYDVPSSVLEKACEITPGYESPTISPLQREGWVAVRAMVLKADVNRTMDDLWDLGARGILVSGIQACRL, from the coding sequence ATGCTGCGTATAGCGGTTCCGAACAAGGGTGGGCTCGCGGCGGCCTCCAGCCAGTTGCTGTGCGACGCGGGTTACCTCGCGCGGCGGGAGTCCGCCGAACTGGTGGTGGCCGACGTCGAGAACGACATCGAGTTCTTCTTTCTGCGTCCGCGTGACATCGCCGTGTACGTCGGCACCGGCCGGCTGGATCTCGGCATCACCGGCCGTGATCTCCTCGTCGACAGCAACACGTCGGCGCAGGAGCTGGTACCCCTCGGGTTCGGCCAGTCGGCGTTCCACTACGCGGCTCCGGCCGGCACCATCAGCGACATCAAGGAGCTGGACGGGCTGCGGGTCGCCACGTCCTTCCCCGCCCTGGTGCGGACCGACCTCGCCGGGCGCGGCGTCTCGGTCCAGATCGTCAAGCTGGACGGTGCCGTCGAGACCGCCGTGCGGCTCGGCGTGGCGGACGCGGTGGCCGACGTCGTCGAGACGGGGCGGACCCTGCGGGCGGCCGGGCTCGAGCTCGTCGGCGAGTCGGTGCTGCGCTCCGAGGCGATCATGATTGCCAAGCGCGGGGCGGACCTGTCGGCCGCTCACGAGCGGCTGCTGCGCCGGGTGCAGGGCGTCCTGGTGGCCCGGCGTTACGTGATGATGGACTACGACGTGCCCTCCTCCGTGCTGGAGAAGGCCTGCGAGATCACCCCGGGCTACGAGTCTCCGACGATCTCCCCGCTGCAGCGGGAGGGCTGGGTCGCGGTCCGGGCGATGGTCCTGAAGGCCGACGTCAACCGCACGATGGACGACCTGTGGGATCTCGGCGCGCGGGGGATCCTGGTCTCCGGCATCCAGGCCTGCCGGCTGTAG
- the ftsH gene encoding ATP-dependent zinc metalloprotease FtsH codes for MTPRRIFRGWVPLLLLVLFVIILTTGVLSGPSEYQKADLSFVQQQIDQSAGARPESKVVEATIQDSKQIIRVELGNGKKYESSFATEQALVLANELKTQNIKYNVSVDRGNVFVSLLLNLLPVLLIVFLLLFFMNQMQGGGNRVMNFGKSKAKLVSKDTPKTTFADVAGADEAIEELQEIKEFLENPGKFQAIGAKIPKGVLLYGPPGTGKTLLARAVAGEAGVPFYSISGSDFVEMFVGVGASRVRDLFEQAKANAPAIIFVDEIDAVGRHRGAGLGGGHDEREQTLNQLLVEMDGFDVKGGVILIAATNRPDILDPALLRPGRFDRQIVVDRPDLLGREAILKVHAKGKPISSDVDMLIIARRTPGFTGADLANVLNEAALLAARSDVRFISSALLEESIDRVMAGPERKTRAMSDREKKRIAYHEGGHALVAHALPNADPVHKITILPRGRALGYTMQLPLEDKYLSTRSEMLDRLAVLLGGRTAEELVFHEPTTGASDDIEKATQIARAMITQYGMSDKLGAIKFGSESGEVFLGRDMGHQRDYSEEVASEIDDEVRRLIEAAHDEAWEILVTYRDVLDNLVLRLMDAETLSKDDVLEVFATVQKRPSRGSYTGVGRRIPSDRPPVQTPAELGLVPSKVSDLVKGNGGPAGHGPNGGGTTNGGSTNGGVNGGGATGGGNGAASHPRPAGQADQSAAGGPAGLGPGDPAQGGPGQSTPSPAHGTPPPGSPPPEGPRIANPWAPPTWDNDDDRRRR; via the coding sequence ATGACTCCAAGAAGAATCTTCCGCGGCTGGGTACCTCTGCTGCTCCTGGTCCTCTTCGTGATCATCCTCACGACGGGCGTGCTGTCCGGACCGAGTGAGTATCAGAAAGCAGACCTGAGCTTCGTACAGCAGCAGATCGACCAGAGCGCCGGAGCGAGGCCGGAGAGCAAGGTCGTCGAGGCGACGATCCAGGACTCCAAGCAGATCATCCGGGTCGAGCTGGGGAACGGCAAGAAGTACGAGTCGTCCTTCGCCACCGAGCAGGCCCTGGTCCTCGCCAACGAGCTCAAGACGCAGAACATCAAGTACAACGTCTCCGTCGACCGCGGGAACGTTTTCGTCTCGCTGCTGCTCAACCTGCTCCCCGTGCTGTTGATCGTTTTCCTGCTGCTGTTCTTCATGAACCAGATGCAGGGCGGCGGCAACCGCGTCATGAACTTCGGCAAGTCCAAGGCGAAACTGGTCAGCAAGGACACGCCCAAGACCACGTTCGCGGATGTCGCCGGCGCGGACGAGGCGATCGAGGAGCTCCAGGAGATCAAGGAGTTCCTGGAGAACCCGGGCAAGTTCCAGGCGATCGGCGCCAAGATCCCCAAGGGCGTCCTGCTCTACGGCCCGCCCGGCACCGGCAAGACGCTGCTCGCCCGCGCGGTCGCGGGTGAGGCCGGCGTGCCGTTCTACTCGATCTCCGGTTCCGACTTCGTCGAGATGTTCGTCGGCGTCGGCGCGAGCCGGGTCCGCGACCTGTTCGAGCAGGCCAAGGCGAACGCGCCCGCGATCATCTTCGTGGACGAGATCGACGCCGTCGGCCGGCACCGCGGAGCGGGCCTGGGCGGTGGCCACGACGAGCGCGAGCAGACCCTCAACCAGCTGCTGGTCGAGATGGACGGGTTCGACGTGAAGGGCGGCGTCATCCTGATCGCCGCGACCAACCGGCCCGACATCCTCGACCCGGCCCTGCTGCGTCCCGGCCGGTTCGACCGCCAGATCGTGGTCGACCGCCCCGACCTGCTGGGTCGCGAGGCGATCCTGAAGGTCCACGCCAAGGGCAAGCCGATCAGCTCGGACGTCGACATGCTGATCATCGCCCGGCGCACCCCCGGCTTCACCGGTGCGGACCTGGCGAACGTGCTCAACGAGGCGGCGCTGCTCGCCGCGCGGTCGGACGTCCGGTTCATCTCCTCGGCGCTGCTCGAGGAGTCGATCGACCGGGTGATGGCCGGGCCCGAGCGCAAGACCCGCGCGATGAGCGACCGGGAGAAGAAGCGGATCGCCTACCACGAGGGCGGGCACGCCCTGGTGGCGCACGCGCTGCCCAACGCCGACCCGGTGCACAAGATCACCATTCTGCCGCGTGGCCGGGCGCTCGGGTACACGATGCAGCTGCCCCTGGAGGACAAGTACCTCTCGACGCGGTCCGAGATGCTCGACCGGCTCGCCGTCCTCCTCGGCGGGCGCACCGCGGAGGAGCTCGTCTTCCACGAGCCCACCACCGGGGCCAGCGACGACATCGAGAAGGCGACCCAGATCGCCCGCGCGATGATCACCCAGTACGGCATGAGTGACAAGCTCGGCGCGATCAAGTTCGGCAGCGAGTCCGGTGAGGTCTTCCTCGGTCGCGACATGGGCCACCAGCGCGACTACTCCGAGGAGGTCGCGAGCGAGATCGACGACGAGGTGCGCCGGCTGATCGAGGCCGCGCACGACGAGGCCTGGGAGATCCTGGTCACCTACCGGGACGTCCTCGACAACCTCGTCCTGCGCCTGATGGACGCCGAGACCCTGAGCAAGGACGACGTCCTCGAGGTGTTCGCCACCGTCCAGAAGCGTCCCAGCCGGGGTTCGTACACCGGTGTGGGGCGGCGCATCCCGTCGGACCGGCCGCCGGTGCAGACCCCGGCCGAGCTGGGTCTCGTCCCGTCCAAGGTCTCCGACCTGGTGAAGGGCAACGGCGGGCCGGCCGGCCATGGCCCGAACGGCGGCGGCACGACGAACGGCGGCAGCACGAACGGCGGCGTGAACGGCGGCGGGGCCACCGGCGGCGGGAACGGCGCCGCGAGCCACCCCCGCCCGGCCGGCCAGGCCGACCAGAGCGCCGCCGGAGGTCCCGCGGGCCTCGGGCCCGGCGACCCCGCGCAGGGCGGGCCCGGGCAGAGCACCCCGAGCCCGGCCCACGGCACCCCCCCGCCGGGTTCCCCGCCGCCGGAAGGCCCCCGGATCGCGAACCCCTGGGCACCGCCCACCTGGGACAACGATGACGACAGGAGACGCCGTTGA
- a CDS encoding HAD family hydrolase: MSRPVLVATDLDGTLIRTDGTVSGRTREALRQVENSGSTVVFVTGRPTRVMADVVRQTAVSGLAICANGALVYDLDAGVPVSQTVLETPAALRLAAAIRAVVPDVTFAVESGVRFGREPEFLTMWPDPDELVAGFRELLEHLPATKLLVRRGGASLADVYTTVVELAGAEAVVTTSSHDLIEIAGPGVSKAVALAELAGERGVRAAEVVAFGDMPNDLPMFAWAGHSVAVANAHPDVLAAADEITASNDDDGVAQVLERLFS, encoded by the coding sequence GTGTCCCGTCCCGTTCTCGTCGCCACCGACCTGGACGGAACCCTGATCCGCACCGACGGCACCGTCTCCGGCCGGACCAGAGAAGCACTGCGGCAGGTCGAGAACTCCGGCTCCACGGTCGTGTTCGTCACCGGCCGTCCCACCCGGGTGATGGCGGACGTCGTCCGGCAGACCGCGGTCTCGGGCCTCGCCATCTGCGCGAACGGCGCACTCGTCTACGACCTCGACGCCGGCGTTCCGGTCAGCCAGACCGTTCTGGAGACGCCTGCCGCGCTGAGGCTGGCCGCCGCGATCCGAGCCGTGGTACCCGACGTCACCTTCGCGGTGGAGAGCGGTGTGCGGTTCGGCCGTGAACCCGAGTTCCTCACCATGTGGCCGGATCCGGACGAACTGGTCGCCGGTTTCCGCGAGCTGCTCGAGCATCTGCCCGCCACGAAACTGCTGGTCCGTCGGGGGGGCGCCTCACTGGCCGACGTGTACACGACGGTCGTCGAGCTGGCCGGTGCCGAGGCGGTCGTGACGACGTCCAGCCACGACCTGATCGAGATCGCCGGCCCGGGGGTGTCGAAGGCGGTCGCCCTGGCCGAGCTGGCGGGCGAGCGCGGTGTGCGCGCCGCCGAGGTCGTCGCGTTCGGGGACATGCCCAACGACCTGCCCATGTTCGCCTGGGCCGGCCATTCGGTCGCGGTCGCCAACGCCCATCCGGACGTCCTCGCCGCCGCCGACGAGATCACCGCGTCGAACGACGACGACGGCGTGGCCCAGGTGCTGGAACGACTGTTCTCCTGA
- the hpt gene encoding hypoxanthine phosphoribosyltransferase: MPAPAVAAVRLAVRDAVSDVPPGGLVLVACSGGADSLALAAALAFVAPRRALRAGLLTVDHGWDDTSPARAEEVAAGGRLLGLSPVEVLAAPSPRSEGAARDSRRAALLAAGERLGAHAVLLGHTLDDQAETVLLRLARGSGARSLSGMPATDGVIRRPLLRLRRDQTRQACQSLGLEFWDDPTNADPAFARARTRSTVLPVLEAELGPGIAEALARTADLLRADADALEAQAESVYTELADAAELADGPARATAPRAPRTPPPALAPPAEPGPRVEFDVTALAGLTQALRGRVLRRAALAAGSSASALRAEHIWAVEDLVTRWRGQKPVPLPSGVLARRTGGRIALVGPDAPVRPGAATGAERPDPSGVVRAPGGRGGPTSRAPASGTLTPGTPASGDRGPGDPACNEEDRPVSQAATAKPDHDGTSTPAGGPRRTHPDIDEILVSQEEIAAKIAELAARVDADYAGREILLVGVLKGAVMVMADLSRALAVPITMEFMAVSSYGSTTSSSGVVRILKDLDRAIEGRDVLVVEDIIDSGLTLSWLLRNLRSRGPASLEVLALFRKPEAITVDVDVRYVGFDIPSAFVVGYGLDYAEHYRTLPFVGTLTPEAIARRA, encoded by the coding sequence ATGCCCGCTCCGGCGGTCGCCGCGGTGCGGCTGGCCGTCCGCGACGCGGTGTCCGACGTGCCACCCGGTGGCCTCGTCCTGGTCGCCTGTTCGGGCGGGGCGGATTCGCTCGCGCTCGCCGCCGCGCTGGCTTTCGTGGCCCCCCGCCGCGCGCTGCGGGCCGGGCTGCTGACGGTGGACCACGGATGGGATGACACCTCACCGGCCCGCGCCGAGGAGGTCGCCGCGGGCGGCCGACTGCTCGGGCTGTCCCCGGTGGAGGTGCTCGCCGCGCCGTCCCCGCGATCCGAGGGTGCGGCCCGGGACTCGCGCCGCGCCGCGCTGCTCGCGGCCGGCGAGCGCCTGGGCGCGCACGCGGTGCTGCTCGGCCACACCCTCGACGACCAGGCCGAGACCGTCCTGCTGCGGCTCGCCCGCGGCTCGGGGGCGAGATCGCTGAGCGGGATGCCCGCCACCGACGGCGTCATCCGCCGCCCGCTGCTGCGGCTGCGGCGCGACCAGACCCGCCAGGCCTGCCAGTCCCTCGGCCTGGAGTTCTGGGACGACCCCACCAACGCCGACCCGGCCTTCGCCCGGGCCCGGACCCGCTCGACCGTGCTGCCGGTGCTGGAGGCGGAGCTGGGGCCGGGTATCGCCGAGGCGCTGGCCCGCACCGCCGACCTGCTGCGGGCGGACGCGGACGCGCTCGAGGCGCAGGCGGAGTCGGTCTACACCGAGCTCGCTGACGCCGCTGAGCTCGCTGACGGCCCCGCGCGGGCCACGGCACCGCGGGCGCCTCGAACGCCGCCGCCGGCGCTGGCGCCGCCGGCCGAGCCGGGGCCGCGGGTCGAGTTCGACGTCACGGCCCTCGCGGGTCTGACCCAGGCCCTGCGCGGCCGGGTCCTGCGCCGCGCCGCGCTGGCGGCCGGATCGTCGGCGTCCGCGCTGCGTGCCGAGCACATCTGGGCGGTCGAGGACCTGGTGACCCGCTGGCGCGGGCAGAAGCCCGTCCCGCTGCCGTCGGGGGTGCTCGCCCGCCGGACCGGTGGCAGGATCGCCCTCGTCGGCCCGGATGCGCCGGTCCGTCCCGGGGCGGCGACCGGTGCGGAACGCCCGGACCCCAGTGGTGTGGTCCGTGCGCCCGGTGGGCGTGGCGGACCGACGTCCCGCGCCCCGGCGTCGGGCACTCTGACGCCAGGCACCCCGGCGTCGGGCGACCGAGGACCAGGCGACCCAGCGTGCAACGAGGAGGACAGGCCGGTGAGCCAGGCCGCGACCGCGAAGCCCGACCACGACGGCACTTCGACCCCGGCCGGCGGGCCGCGCCGGACACATCCCGACATCGACGAGATCCTCGTCAGCCAGGAGGAGATCGCCGCGAAGATCGCGGAGCTGGCGGCCCGGGTCGACGCGGACTACGCCGGCCGCGAGATCCTCCTGGTCGGCGTGCTCAAGGGCGCCGTGATGGTGATGGCGGACCTCTCCCGGGCGCTGGCCGTGCCGATCACGATGGAGTTCATGGCCGTCTCCTCGTACGGCTCGACGACGTCCTCCTCCGGGGTGGTCCGCATCCTCAAGGATCTCGACCGGGCGATCGAGGGCCGGGACGTGCTGGTCGTCGAGGACATCATCGACTCCGGGCTGACTCTCTCCTGGCTGCTGCGCAACCTGCGCTCCCGCGGGCCGGCGTCGCTGGAGGTACTGGCGCTGTTCCGCAAGCCCGAGGCGATCACCGTGGATGTCGACGTCCGCTATGTCGGGTTCGACATCCCGAGTGCCTTCGTCGTGGGCTACGGCCTGGACTACGCCGAGCACTATCGGACCCTGCCGTTCGTAGGCACCCTCACCCCCGAGGCGATCGCCCGGCGCGCCTGA